A window of Bradyrhizobium sp. AZCC 1719 genomic DNA:
GAGCCGCTCGGCGAACGGCTCGGCGAGGTGATCGCCTTCAGGGGCTCGGTGGCCGACAGCGACGGCATCGATCATTTCCGAATCATCGACGGCGACCGGCTGATGTGGGCGAGCCCGGAAACCACCTGGGAAGCGCGGCCGCGCCGCTTTGCCCCCCTCATTCAGCGTCGCATTGCCACCATCTTCCCAAGGCTCGGCAAAGTCCCGATATCAGACGTGTTCGGCGGCGCGGTCGGGGTGACCGTGCACGGCATGCCGCAGATCGGCCAGTTGCGCAAAGGGCTGTGGGTTGCCAGCGGCTTCGGACGCCACGGCCTGAACACTTCGGCGATGGCGGGGCAGGTCATCGCGCGCAGCATCCTGTGGGGGGAGGACCGCTGGAAACTGTTCTCGCCATTCGAACTGGTCTGGGCGGGCGGCGCCACCGGCCGCGTAGCCGGCCATTTGATCGGCCTGTGGGGGCGGGGCCATTCCGCGGCGGCGGGCGCGCTGGCCCGTTACCGCGAAGGCGCCCGCGCCCGGGAACGGGTGCGCGAGGCGCGGTTGGCGGAGGCCAACCGGCAGGCCGGAACCAGGCCGCCGCGCCGTCCGCCGGTCGCGCCGCGCCCCGTGCGTCCACCGCCGCCACGGCCGGCAGAGGCCCGGGACGGCGGGATGCCGGTCGCTCCCTCGCAGGAAAGTGAGAAAGTCCGGGACGGATCGGTGTAACTTCGGCGCTTCCGGGCCGTACTTGATGGCGAACCGTTAGGCCCGCCTCGCACGGAGAATTCCATGTTCGACCGCCGTATCCTGCTCGCATCCGTAGCCGGCCTGTTTGGCTTGGCCGCTTTCCGCTGGCTGCGCACCACGCCGGCGCAGGCTGCCGGGAAATTCGAGGTGGAAAAGACCGACGCCGAATGGCGCGCCCAGCTCACGCCGCAGCAGTATGAAATCCTGCGCAAGCACGGCACCGAGCGGCCGGGCTCGAGCCCGCTCCTGAAAGAAAAACGCAAGGGCATCTTCGCCTGCGCCGGTTGCGATCTGCCGCTGTTCTCCTCGGATACCAAATATGACAGCGGCACCGGTTGGCCGAGCTTCTGGCAGCCGCTCGACAACGCCCTGGGCAAGACCGAGGACCGCACTTACGGCATACTGCGCACCGAGGTGCATTGCCGCCGCTGCGGCGGCCACCTCGGACACGTCTTCGATGACGGGCCAAAACCGACCGGCTTGCGCTATTGCATCGATGGGTTTGGGCTGGTGTTCCACCCGGCGGGGCCGTCGGCATCATAGCGGCCACGGCTCGGCAATTGTTGCCCGCCCGGCAAATGTGCCCCGGTCTTTGGACCGGGGCTTTTTTCTTAAAGCATTGATTTATATTGGTTTTGCTGTTTGGCACAACGCTTGCGACATCTTCTCCCGACGCGGCCTGCACCGGCGAGCCGCCCGGATCGAATTTGGAGAAAATGTCATGGGTATCTTCGGCGCTCTCACCACCGCGGTCGGCGGCCTCCGCGCCAACTCCTACGCGCTGGAAAACGTCTCGGGCAACATCGCCAACTCACAGACCACGGCGTTCAAGCGCGTCGACACCTCCTTCCTCGATCTGATTCCGCAGACCTCAGCGACCGCACAACTCGCGGGCGGCGTCACCACGCAATCCCGCTCCACCAACTCGGTGCAGGGCGACGTGCAGACGGCCTCGGTCGCGACCTTCATGGCGATCAACGGCAACGGCTTTTTTGCGGTGCAAAAGCCTGGCAACTTCACCGACGGCACGCCGGTGTTCGACGGCGTCGACCGCTATACCCGCCGCGGCGACTTCCAGCTCGACAAAAGCGGCTATCTCGTCAACGGCGCCGGCTATTACCTGCAGGGTGTGCCGATCGACCCGACCACCGGCAACCCATCCGGCAGCTCGCCGCAGGTCCTCCGATTCCAGAACGACTTTTTGCCGGCGCAGCAAACCACCAGGATCGACTATCGCGCCAACCTCGCCAGCTATCCGCTGACCACCAAGCATGACGTTTCCGTTCCCGGATCGGAATTGATCGTGCCGGGATCATACAGCGCCGGACGTAACCCGCTGGCGCTCGGCACGCCTGCGGCGCCCTATACCGACGCCTCCAGGAGTGGCACCAGCCAGAACAACAAAGCGACGCCGTCGGTGGCGAATACCGCCGCGACCCTGCTCAGCGGCGCGGCCGGCACCAACTCGATCTCCACCAACTTCGTCGCGGGCGACACCATCACGGTCAACGGCCAAACCCTCACCTTCATGGCGTCGGGCACCGCCGCCGGCCCCAACCAGATCGACGTCGACGCCAGCATCGGCACCTTGCTGGGCAAGATCGACGTGCTCCAGGGAACGTCAGTCGCATCCACAATCAGCGGCGGCTCGATCACGCTGCATTCCGGCACCTCCTTCAATCTCTCGATCTCAAGTTCGAACACCGCAGCCTGGGCTGCGCTCGGCTTTACCGGCACCGTGACGGCAACGCGCGGTGGCGGTGGTGGCGTCGGCACCGGTCAGGTCGTCGGCAACGACAATTCGACGTTCCTCGCCGAGTCGATCGCGGGTGGTGCGGTTACGACCTACGACGTCTCGGGCGCTCCGGTGAACCTGCAGTTCCGTTGGGCCAAGGTCGACAGCGCCTCGCTCGGTGCCGGCCATACCGACACCTGGAACCTGTTCTACCAGGTCAATCCCAACGCAACCGGCACTCAGGTCGCGTGGCAAAACGTCAACACCAATTTCACCTTCTCTGCCTCAGGCCAGATGACGCCGGCGATTCCGTCCGTGGAGCTCACCAATGCCGTCGTCAACGGCGTCGCGCTGGGTAGTCCCGTCATCAACTTCGGCACCGGCGGCGTCACCCAGTTCGCGGACGCCAACGGCAACGTGCAGGTCAACCAGATCCAGCAGGACGGCTTCCCGGCCGGCCAGTTGCAATCCGTCGGCGTCGGCACCAATGGCCGCATCGTCGGCAACTATTCAAACGGCCGCAACCTCGACCTCGCCGAAATCTCGGTCGCGACCTTCAACGGCACCAACTTCCTCAAGCGCGTTAACGGCGGCGCATTCGAAGTCACCGACGCATCCGGACAGGCGCTGTTCGGCAAGGCCGGAACCATTGTCGGCTCGTCGCTGGAAGGATCCAACACCGACATCGCCGACGAGTTTACCAAGCTGATCGTCACTCAGCAGGCGTACTCGGCCAACACCAAGGTGATCACGACTTCCAACACGATGGTGCAGGATCTCCTGAACGTGCTGCGATAGTTTGCCGCGACGCTCACGATGCGATTTGAGATGGGCAATTAGTCATGGGTTTGAGTCAAGCTCTCTCCACCGCAATGTCCGGCCTGCGCGCGACGCAAGCCGCGATCTCGCTGGTCGGATCGAACGTCGCCAACGCGGAAACGCCCGGTTACGTCAGGAAAACGATCATCCAGTCCGCCGGCGTGACCGGCGATTACGGCTCGAGCGTTCTGCTCCACGGCGTCGACCGTCAGCTCGACCAGTATTTGCAGACGCAACTGCGCACGGAAACCTCCGGCGCAGCCTATGCCGATATTCGTTCGACCTACCTCCAAAATTTGCAGAACGTCTACGGAAACCCGTCCGAAACCGGCACGATCGAGGATGCATTCAACAAGCTGCTGACCGCATTTCAGGGCCTGTCCACCAGCCCGGACTCGCAGTCGGCGCGGATCGGCGCCGTCAGCGCCGCGCAGACGATGGCGCAAACGCTCAATGCGGCGACACAGGGAATCCAGGCTCTGCGCGCCAACGCCGAGATGGGCATCAACGATTCCATCATCACGGCGAACAACGCGATGGCCCAGATCGCGTTCATCAACAATCAGCTCCAGAACAACGGCAAGACGGACGCGGCGACGGCATCGCTGCTGGACCAGCGCGACCAGTACATCACCCAGTTGTCGAGCCTGATGGACATCAGAACCGTCGTCAACGACCTCAACCAGGTGACCGTGTTCACGAATTCCGGCGTGCAACTGGTCGGCACCGAGGCGGCGCAGCTTTCGTTCAATCCCCAGGGCACGGTGACGCCCAACACGCTGTACAATCCCGACCCGACCAAGAACAACGTCGGCACCATCACCATCAACTTCCCGCACGGCGGCAGCTACGATCTGGTGTCGACCAACTCGATTCGTTCGGGCAAGATCGCTGCCTATCTCGAGCTGCGCGACAACACGCTGGTGAAGGCGCAGGCGCAGATCGACCAGTTCGCGGCGTCGATGGCGAGCGCACTGTCGGACAAGACGACGGCCGGTTCCGCTGCTCCGGCGTCCGTGCTGCCGCAGGCCGGCTACGATCTCGATCTCACGGGCCTGCAATCCGGCAACGTCATCCACGTCACCTACAAGGACAACACCACCGGTGTTACGCACAATCTGTCGATCGTGCGCGTCGACGATCCGAGCGTGCTGCCGCTGAGCAATACTACGACCCTCGATCCCAACGATGAGGTGCTCGGCATCAATTTCGCCGGCGGCATGGCGTCGGTGGTCTCCCAGCTCAACGCCGCACTCGGGTCGAGTGATCTGCAGTTCTCAAACCCGTCGGGATCGACCCTGCGCGTGCTGGATGATGGCGCGCCAAACCGCTCCGACGTCCTGGCGGCGTCGGTCACAACGACCATGTCGTCGCTCACCAGCGGCAACCCTCAGCTTCCACTGTTCACCGATAATGGCGGCCTGTTTTCCGGTGCGATCACCGCCAATGGTTCG
This region includes:
- the msrB gene encoding peptide-methionine (R)-S-oxide reductase MsrB; translation: MFDRRILLASVAGLFGLAAFRWLRTTPAQAAGKFEVEKTDAEWRAQLTPQQYEILRKHGTERPGSSPLLKEKRKGIFACAGCDLPLFSSDTKYDSGTGWPSFWQPLDNALGKTEDRTYGILRTEVHCRRCGGHLGHVFDDGPKPTGLRYCIDGFGLVFHPAGPSAS
- a CDS encoding flagellar hook-basal body complex protein; its protein translation is MGIFGALTTAVGGLRANSYALENVSGNIANSQTTAFKRVDTSFLDLIPQTSATAQLAGGVTTQSRSTNSVQGDVQTASVATFMAINGNGFFAVQKPGNFTDGTPVFDGVDRYTRRGDFQLDKSGYLVNGAGYYLQGVPIDPTTGNPSGSSPQVLRFQNDFLPAQQTTRIDYRANLASYPLTTKHDVSVPGSELIVPGSYSAGRNPLALGTPAAPYTDASRSGTSQNNKATPSVANTAATLLSGAAGTNSISTNFVAGDTITVNGQTLTFMASGTAAGPNQIDVDASIGTLLGKIDVLQGTSVASTISGGSITLHSGTSFNLSISSSNTAAWAALGFTGTVTATRGGGGGVGTGQVVGNDNSTFLAESIAGGAVTTYDVSGAPVNLQFRWAKVDSASLGAGHTDTWNLFYQVNPNATGTQVAWQNVNTNFTFSASGQMTPAIPSVELTNAVVNGVALGSPVINFGTGGVTQFADANGNVQVNQIQQDGFPAGQLQSVGVGTNGRIVGNYSNGRNLDLAEISVATFNGTNFLKRVNGGAFEVTDASGQALFGKAGTIVGSSLEGSNTDIADEFTKLIVTQQAYSANTKVITTSNTMVQDLLNVLR
- the flgK gene encoding flagellar hook-associated protein FlgK; this translates as MGLSQALSTAMSGLRATQAAISLVGSNVANAETPGYVRKTIIQSAGVTGDYGSSVLLHGVDRQLDQYLQTQLRTETSGAAYADIRSTYLQNLQNVYGNPSETGTIEDAFNKLLTAFQGLSTSPDSQSARIGAVSAAQTMAQTLNAATQGIQALRANAEMGINDSIITANNAMAQIAFINNQLQNNGKTDAATASLLDQRDQYITQLSSLMDIRTVVNDLNQVTVFTNSGVQLVGTEAAQLSFNPQGTVTPNTLYNPDPTKNNVGTITINFPHGGSYDLVSTNSIRSGKIAAYLELRDNTLVKAQAQIDQFAASMASALSDKTTAGSAAPASVLPQAGYDLDLTGLQSGNVIHVTYKDNTTGVTHNLSIVRVDDPSVLPLSNTTTLDPNDEVLGINFAGGMASVVSQLNAALGSSDLQFSNPSGSTLRVLDDGAPNRSDVLAASVTTTMSSLTSGNPQLPLFTDNGGLFSGAITANGSQQTGLAGRISVNLGLLGDPSRTIVFSTSPLTPSGDTTRSDFILTQLQSGNYRYSPQTGIGTTGAPFTGTLVNFAKQFISQQGEAATAAKQLADGQSVVLNTLQKKVTDASGVNIDDEMAHLLALQNAYSANARVMSSIKQMYDTLIQAM